The Cyprinus carpio isolate SPL01 chromosome B17, ASM1834038v1, whole genome shotgun sequence genome has a window encoding:
- the grem2a gene encoding gremlin-2 — MFWKLAIPAILAWTLFVSIETKKPRPQGSIPSPYKLKGNDLSSPTHTLASLPQHTSARRQKGKHDMLSSSREALVVTERKYLKSDWCKTQPLRQTVSLEGCLSRTVINRFCYGQCNSFYIPRHLTSQTSHRSRKTASTPDHNTSFQSCAFCQPSRITTVTVRLHCPGLQPPYRQRKVQRIKQCKCVSVNVNAAY, encoded by the coding sequence ATGTTCTGGAAGCTGGCAATACCTGCCATTTTGGCATGGACCCTTTTTGTATCAATAGAGACCAAGAAGCCACGGCCCCAAGGTTCCATCCCCTCCCCTTACAAGCTAAAAGGCAATGATTTGTCATCACCAACCCACACACTAGCGTCACTTCCCCAGCACACATCAGCACGACGACAGAAGGGCAAACACGACATGCTGTCGTCGAGTCGCGAGGCCCTGGTGGTCACCGAGAGGAAGTACCTGAAGAGCGACTGGTGCAAAACACAGCCGTTGCGTCAAACAGTGAGCCTGGAGGGGTGCCTGAGCCGAACCGTCATCAACAGGTTCTGCTACGGCCAGTGTAACTCCTTCTACATCCCCCGCCACCTGACGTCTCAAACCTCACATCGAAGTCGAAAAACAGCATCCACGCCAGACCACAACACTTCATTCCAGTCCTGTGCTTTCTGTCAGCCCAGCCGAATAACCACGGTCACTGTACGGCTTCACTGTCCTGGGCTACAGCCACCATACCGGCAACGGAAAGTGCAGCGAATCAAGCAGTGCAAATGTGTGTCTGTTAACGTTAATGCTGCGTACTGA